The nucleotide sequence GGTTGCCAGCAGGTGACCTTCACGATCCACGATCTCGGCCCGTGCGCTGGTGATGTGCGCACCATTGGCAAGCCGGGGCTCTGCCGGCAGGCTGGTCGCCAATTCGCCCATGCGTACGCCGACGACAACAAATCCCGCAATGAAGAAGAGGCCAAGTGCCAGCAAGCGCCCTTCGGAGCGGCGCCGCGACTTGTCGCGCATCACCTCATGCCGACGGCGCAGGTTTTCTCGTTCGATCAGGTCCGGGTTTTCACCTTTGTCGCGGGCACGCAAAATTCGCGCAAGCGGACGTAGCGGGCTGCGTGGCGCTTCCTTGCGGGGGATGCGATCAGTCATCGCTTTCCTCCCCGTTCAACCCGCCATCTTCCGGGATCAATTCCGGCGGCTTCGGATATCCGATCTGGTCCAAACGCCCGAACTGATCCGGTGTCATCGGCAGCAGGCCCAGTTTCGGGAAGTTCAGTTCTGCCAACTGACGAAGGCGCTCAGGACGATTGAGATAGGCCCATTCCGCACGCAACACGCCAAGCTCCTCGCGCAGCAGGCTGATTTCGCTGCGGACCTTGCGCACCTCGGACAATGCATGCCGCGTGCGGTAATTTTCTTGATAGGCCCAGAAAGCCAGCAGGAGGACCGCACCGCCCATCACAATCGCCAGGAACATCCGCATGCGCTATTCCTCCAGGCTCAGGCGTGGAAGACCAAGCCCCTTGCGGCCCGCGTCACTCGGTGCCGCGTCCGTTCGCACAGCAATACGCAGCGAGGCCGAACGCGCACGCGGGTTCTGGTTCACTTCCTCATCATCGGGACGAATGGCCTTGTTGCTCAGCAGATCGAATTGTGGCGGCACCGCTTCCTGCGCTGGGGCATGTCGACTGCCGCCCCCCATTTTTCCCGCCCGGGATTGCAAGAACCGCTTCACGATGCGGTCCTCGCTGGAATGAAAGGTCACCACCGCCAGCTTACCGCCTGGCTTCAACGCGCGTTCGGCTGCTTCCAGCCCGGCAATCAACTGGCGATACTCGTCGTTGACAGCGAT is from Qingshengfaniella alkalisoli and encodes:
- the ftsL gene encoding cell division protein FtsL — encoded protein: MRMFLAIVMGGAVLLLAFWAYQENYRTRHALSEVRKVRSEISLLREELGVLRAEWAYLNRPERLRQLAELNFPKLGLLPMTPDQFGRLDQIGYPKPPELIPEDGGLNGEESDD